The window GTCATGCTGGATGGCTTCATCGGACCGTCACTCGCACCAAAGAACCTGGCCGGTGTCCTGCCGTGGGTGCACTGGCGTGGGCTGGTCGTGCTGGCGATCCTGCTGTTTGGCAACCTGTTCTGCATGGCCTGCCCGTTCATGCTGCCGCGCAGGCTGGCCAAGAAGCTGCTCCCAGGCGATCGCGCCTGGCCACGCTGGCTGCCCGGCAAGTGGCTGGCGGTCGCGCTGCTGCTGACGTTCTTCTGGGTCTACGAGGCGTTCGATCTGTGGTCCAGTCCGTGGCTGACGGCCTGGGTGGTCGCAGCCTACTTCGCCTCCGCGTTCGTCATCGATGGCTTCTTCAAGGGTGCGGCGTTCTGCAAGCACGTCTGCCCGATTGGCCAGTTCAACTTCGTCAACTCAATGGCGTCGCCGGTCGAGGTTGCCGTGCGCAACCCGACGACCTGCCTGGAATGCAC is drawn from Thermomicrobiales bacterium and contains these coding sequences:
- a CDS encoding FesM, which encodes MTSSPVRLYKHGQRPYPRRDLMRAPLLGRLWRWKHGRTAMQVPLLILAGLVMLDGFIGPSLAPKNLAGVLPWVHWRGLVVLAILLFGNLFCMACPFMLPRRLAKKLLPGDRAWPRWLPGKWLAVALLLTFFWVYEAFDLWSSPWLTAWVVAAYFASAFVIDGFFKGAAFCKHVCPIGQFNFVNSMASPVEVAVRNPTTCLECTTKDCIAGQFDPDSGRLTQAGCELWLFQQRKVGNMDCTFCLDCIRACPYDNVGVLYRNPLADMISTENRSGIGHL